The following is a genomic window from Serratia ficaria.
CATGTCACGGCCGATGCCGTGGCCGCAGTATTCGCGCACGATGGCGTAGCCGGCCCGTTCGGCGTGCTGCTGAATGGCGTGGCCGATATCGCCCAGCGTCGCGCCCGGCTTCACCGCGCGGATGCCCTGCCACATCGATTCGTACACATTGTTCACCAGCCGCTTGGCCAGCGGCGTCACCTGGCCGATGCAGTACATCTTGCTGGAGTCGGCGATATAGCCGCCGTTTTCCAGCGTGATGTCGACGTTGACAATCATGCCCGAACGCAGGATTTTGCTGACCGACGGAATGCCGTGACACACCACTTCGTCGATCGAGGTGTTCAGCACATAGGGAAAATCGTACTGTCCCTTGCTGGACGGGCGCGATTTCAGCTCATCAACGATGAACGCCTCGGCGCGGTCGTTGATTTCCATGGTCGAGATGCCTTCGACAATCACCTCATCGAGCATAGCAAACACCTTGGCCAACAGGGCGCCAGAGTGACGCATTTTGGCAATCTCTTCCGGCGTTTTGATCACAATCTCTTTCACCCGACAATCTCCTTCAGCGTCAGCGCGTTATCTTTCATCATTTTTTTCACCAGTTGCGGGTAGGTCAGTTCCGGATGGAACTCGGCCAGCATGCCTATCTTGATCCAGTACTCCGCCTGCGCGTTGATCGAGCGCGTCATGGTCAGGCTGGCGAGGCGCAGATCGTCATGCAGCGCGTCTGAAATTTTTACGATGCCCATCGGCGGCTCCTGAAACGAACAATATACGAAGTGTATACGTTTTGGATGGTGAGGATGTGGCATTCCGTGGCGTAAGAAGATTCCTGGTGACAACGATTGCCGCCGCCGGGCAATGCGTTTATTGTGATAAACGACTTTTTTGCCATGATTTTTCAGAAGGATTTTAGGCGTGACTAAACTACGTGTTGGGGTGATCTTCGGCGGTAAATCGGCTGAGCATGAGGTGTCGCTGCAGTCGGCCAAGAACATTGTGGATGCTATCGACAAAGAGAAGTTTGACGTCACGCTGTTGGGTATCGACAAACAGGGGCAATGGCACGTTAACGATGCCTCCAACTATCTGCTGAATGCGGAGGATCCGGCGCTGATCGCGCTGAACCGCTCGAATAAAAACGTGGCGCTGATCCCGGGCCAGGAAAAACAGCAGCTGATCGAAGCCGGCAGCGCCGGCCCGCTGGGCCAGCTCGATGTGATATTCCCGATCGTGCACGGTACGCTGGGTGAGGACGGCTCGTTGCAGGGCCTGCTGCGGATGGCCAACATGCCGTTCGTCGGCGCCGGGGTGCTGGGGTCGGCGGTGAGCATGGACAAGGACGTGACCAAGCGCCTGCTGCGCGACGCCGGGCTGGCGGTGGCGCCGTTCGTCACCCTGACGCGCGCCAACCGCGGCAAGTTCAGCTTTGAACAGCTGAGCGAGCGTTTGGGCCTGCCGCTGTTTATCAAACCGGCCAATCAGGGCTCCTCGGTGGGCGTCAGCAAGGTGCAGGATCGCGCCGGCTTTGATGCGGCGGTGGCGCTGGCGTTCGGCTTCGACCATAAGGTGCTGGTGGAGTCGGCGATCGTCGGCCGCGAGATCGAGTGTGCGGTGCTGGGCAACGACGAACCGCAGGCCAGCCTGTGCGGCGAGATTGTGTTGAGCGACGCTTTCTATTCTTACGACACCAAATACATCAACGAGCAGGGCGCTCAGGTGGTGGTGCCGGCGGCCATCGAACCGGAAGTGAGCGATAAAATTCGCGAGGTGGCGCTGAAAGCGTTCCGGGCGCTGGAGTGTTTCGGCCTGGCGCGGGTCGACGTATTCCTGACGCCGGACAACAACGTGGTGATTAACGAAATCAACACGCTGCCGGGTTTCACCAACATCAGCATGTATCCCAAGCTGTGGGCCGCCAGCGGCATCGGCTACGGCGAACTGATCACCCGTCTGATCGAGCTGGCGCTGGAGCGTCATCAGCAAGATCGCGCGCTGCACAGCTCGGTGTTCGAACGCTAAAAGCATCAGGGGCGGAAATTCCACCCCGGTGCTTTATTTCACCGCCACGTCTATATCGCCAAAATACTTCTTCGACAGCGCGGCGACCGTGCCTTGCTGCTTCACCTTGGCGATCGCCTCATTCAGCTTTTTCTGCAGCGCCGCATCGTCTTTGCGCAGGCCGAAGGCGATGCCTTCGCCGAGGATCTTGTCGTCGCTGACCGCGTCGCCGACAAAGGCGAAGCCCTTGCCGTCCGGCTGCGACAGGAAGCCGCTTTGGCCCGACGGCGCCATCACCAGCGTGGCGTCGAGGCGCCCGGCGGCCAGATCGAGATAAACCTGGTTCTGGTCCTGATAAGAGACCACGTCCACGCCCTGCGGCGCCCAGTGCGCCTTGGCGTAAATCTCCTGAATCGAGCCCTGCAGCACGCCGACGCGTTTGCCCGCCAGCGATTTGGCGTCCGGCAGCAAGCCGCTGTCGGCCCTGGCGATCAGCCGGTTCGGCACCTGGTAGATTGAATCGGTAAAGGCGATCGCCCGGCGACGCTGGTCGGTGACGTTCATCGCCGAATTGATGGCGTCAAACTTGCGCGCCTGCAGCGCCGGGATCAGGCTGTCGAACGAGGTTTCCACCCAGCTGCATTTCAACTGGGCGGCGGCGCATACCGCGTTGCCCAGATCGATATCGAAGCCCTCCAGCTTGCCGCTGGCGGATTTGGATTCAAACGGCGGGTACAACGCCTCCAGGCCGAAGCGCAGGGTGTTTTCCGCCGCCGGCGCGGAGCCGGCGGCCAGCAGGCATCCCGCGGCGATCAGCGTTTTCAGTGCTTTCATAGTCAGTGCCCCTTTCCCATGGTCAAACAAAAATTACACCTGGCTCAGACGACGCGCGCCTTCCCGCAGGGTCTCGTTATCTTTTGCAAAACTCAGCCGGATGATGCCGGTGTCGGTGCCGTCGCTGTAGAACGCCGACAGCGGGATAGTCGCGACCTTGGCCTGGCGAATTAAACGCACGGCGAAATCGTTGTCGCTTTCGTCGCTGAAACCGCTAAAGCGGGCCAGCATAAAGAAGCTGCCACGGCTGGGCAGCAATTCAAAGCGCGAATTTTGCAGCGCGCCGGCCAGCAGATCGCGTTTTTGCCGGTAAAACTCGGCCAGCCCCAGATAGCTTTGCGGGTTGTCCAGCGCCGCGGCGAAGGCGTACTGCATCGGCGTATCGGCGGAGAACACCATGAACTGGTGCACCTTGCGGATCTCGTCCATCAGCGCCGCCGGCGCCATGCAGTAACCGACGCGCCAGCCGGTGACGTGATAGGTCTTGCCGAACGACGACACGATCACGCTGCGTTCGGCCAGCTGCGGATGACGCGCCATGCTGTGGTGGATATCGCCGT
Proteins encoded in this region:
- the ddlA gene encoding D-alanine--D-alanine ligase, producing MTKLRVGVIFGGKSAEHEVSLQSAKNIVDAIDKEKFDVTLLGIDKQGQWHVNDASNYLLNAEDPALIALNRSNKNVALIPGQEKQQLIEAGSAGPLGQLDVIFPIVHGTLGEDGSLQGLLRMANMPFVGAGVLGSAVSMDKDVTKRLLRDAGLAVAPFVTLTRANRGKFSFEQLSERLGLPLFIKPANQGSSVGVSKVQDRAGFDAAVALAFGFDHKVLVESAIVGREIECAVLGNDEPQASLCGEIVLSDAFYSYDTKYINEQGAQVVVPAAIEPEVSDKIREVALKAFRALECFGLARVDVFLTPDNNVVINEINTLPGFTNISMYPKLWAASGIGYGELITRLIELALERHQQDRALHSSVFER
- a CDS encoding ABC transporter substrate-binding protein translates to MKALKTLIAAGCLLAAGSAPAAENTLRFGLEALYPPFESKSASGKLEGFDIDLGNAVCAAAQLKCSWVETSFDSLIPALQARKFDAINSAMNVTDQRRRAIAFTDSIYQVPNRLIARADSGLLPDAKSLAGKRVGVLQGSIQEIYAKAHWAPQGVDVVSYQDQNQVYLDLAAGRLDATLVMAPSGQSGFLSQPDGKGFAFVGDAVSDDKILGEGIAFGLRKDDAALQKKLNEAIAKVKQQGTVAALSKKYFGDIDVAVK
- the map gene encoding type I methionyl aminopeptidase produces the protein MKEIVIKTPEEIAKMRHSGALLAKVFAMLDEVIVEGISTMEINDRAEAFIVDELKSRPSSKGQYDFPYVLNTSIDEVVCHGIPSVSKILRSGMIVNVDITLENGGYIADSSKMYCIGQVTPLAKRLVNNVYESMWQGIRAVKPGATLGDIGHAIQQHAERAGYAIVREYCGHGIGRDMHEEPAVLHFGQPGTGMALQEGMVFTIEPMINQGDRRIKQKKDGWTVITRDKKLSAQWEHTLAVTADGVEILTLRDEERRAGYAERY
- a CDS encoding ParD-like family protein, translating into MGIVKISDALHDDLRLASLTMTRSINAQAEYWIKIGMLAEFHPELTYPQLVKKMMKDNALTLKEIVG